The genomic DNA ACTTATAAATATAATAAAAAGGACATATGTCCTTTTTTGTAAAAAAATAAAGACGCGACAGAAAAAATATAATACGGCAGCTCGTCTGATATCAGCTGAACAGACCAAACTGCAATAGTCATATAAAATAATAATTTATGCAGTTATTAAATAAAATCAGCGGCGTATATATATAATTCTCTTTTTTTCCCTTTTGATAATACCTTTATCACTTAATTTTTTTAAAACCCTTGTAAGGTTGCGATAGCTTACATTCAGGTTTTTTGAAAGGGCTTCCAGTGATTTGAAATGATATTCATAATTATTTTCAATAAGAATGTCTACTATAATATCTTCCAGCTTATTATTTAGCTTTTTTAAGACTGAGTAGTTGGTTTTGATAAGTTTATCGGCACTTTCAACAGCCATTTTTTTCCAGAAATGAACATTGCCGGAAAGCTTGGCATCCAATATTGAAAATGGAATGGTCAAAATTTTGGTGTTATTTTCTTTGGTAACAAGATTTTGCAATATTGTCTTTATTCTGGCAACATATTCAATATCACAGAAAACAGCAGGCGGGTACAGTTCGTCTATAATATGGTGATTTCCGTTTTCAAGAATACTGTTTACCTCTATTTTACCTTCTGCTAAAAAACAAAGATTGTCCACTGGTGCGCCGGCTTCATAAAGCAGTGTATTTTTTTTGTAAACTTTTATGTTAATATCAGACATAATAGAAGGCGGGAGTATACTGGACAAACCATATTTGTCAATATAGTATTTTACTTCAATAATCTCTCTCATAGCAATATTATCCTTTGTTTAGGACATGTGTCCTATTTTTTTTTATAAATCTATTATATCATAAATTCAGAGAGAAATATATGATATAATAATGTGAAAAATTCAGTGCCTTGTCCGATCTCATTTTAACAGCAGAATAAGTTAATGGGGGACAGGTGTTTTGACATTGATAAATAACGGATACTTGTATTTTATCTAGTAAAACACCAGTGTAATAAATTTTTTAGAAAATATTTTTGTTGATCATTTTGACCTTGGAAGGGGAAGGAGCCAGGGAAGTTAGAGAAAAATTTTTAATAGGAGGCAGAATGAGCGAATATATCCTGGAGATGGAAAATATACGTAAGGAATTTTTAGGCGGGAAGGTAATAGCGAATGAAGATATTACCTTAAAGGTAAAAAAGGGAGAAATCCATGCAATAGTCGGTGAAAACGGAGCAGGGAAATCCACACTGATGAAAATGCTGAACGGACTGTATGAGCCTACAAGCGGGAAGATACTCTATAAGGGAAAGGAAATAAATATAGATTCACCGTCAGTAGCAGCCAAGACAGGAATAGGAATGGTTTATCAGCACTTTATGCTGGTAGATACTCTTACTGTGGCAGAAAATATGGTTCTTGGCTTTGAGCCGAGTATAATGGGAAAATTTGATAAGAAGAAGGCAAGACAGGATGTAATAGATGTAGCAGAGAAATACGGACTTAATATAAATCCTGATTCAAAAGTAGAAGACCTTTCGGTAGGTATACAGCAGAGAATAGAGATACTGAAAATACTTTTCAAGGGAGCGGAGCTTCTGATATTTGACGAGCCGAGTGCAGTGCTGACACCGCAGGAGGTAAAGGAACTGTATCAGATAATGAGGAATCTGGTAAAAGAGGGGAAAACAATAATATTCATAACACATAAATTACAGGAAGTACTTGATGTTTCAGATAATATAACAGTAATAAGAAAAGGAAAGAACGCGGGAAGTATAAAAACAAGTGAGGCAACAAAAGAGATAATAGCCAATATGATGGTAGGAAGAAAGGTATTGTTTGAAGTAAACAGACCAGATGTAGAGCTTGGAAAAGACTTAGTAGAAGTACTGAATATGAGAGTAAACGGAGATAACGGTCTTGAGGCGGTAAAGGGAGTAGACCTGATAATCCATGAAGGAGAAGTTCTGGGAATAGCAGGAGTGGAAGGGAACGGCCAGACAGAGCTGATAGAAGCACTTGCAGGACTGAGAAAGGTGGAGAAGGGAAGCTTTAGAATAGGAGAGCAGAATCTGACACATTCATCACCGAGAGACAGAAGAGAAAGCGGACTTTCCCATATACCGGAAGACAGACATAAGAGAGCAGCAATAGATGATTTTACAATAGAGGAAAATATGATACTCGGAGTGGAAAATAATTACTGCCGGGGATCAATACTGGATTTTGGAAAAATAACAGAGAAAACAAATGAATATATAAAGAAATATGATATAAGAACACCGGATTCAAAGGTAAAGTTCGGAGGCCTGTCAGGAGGAAACCAGCAGAAGGTGGTAGTAGCAAGAGAGCTGGAGAAAGAAAACAGATTCATAATAGCGTCACAGCCGACAAGAGGAGTTGATATAGGAGCAATAGAGATGATCCATAATACAATCCTGAGTGAAAAAAAGAACAAGAAGGCAATATTGGTAGTATCAGCAGAGTTATCCGAGGTAATGAGCTTAAGTGACAAGATAGCGGTAATGTATGAAGGAAAAATAGTGGGAGTACTGAAAAGAGAAGAGGCAACGACAGAGAAACTGGGAATATTAATGGCAGGAGGTAAAATTGATGAATAAAAAGTATGTGGAAATTTTAACTCCGTTACTGGCGGTATTGACAGCCTTAATAATAGGGGGAATAATAATCCAGCTGAATGGCGTAAATGCATTTGAGGCATATGGGCAGTTATTTAAGTCGGCATTTTATCAGGCGAATCCGAAGGCACCGTTTATGAGCGGACTGGCAAAGACACTGCTGACGGCAACACCGATGATATTTGTGGGATTATCAGTAATGATAGCTTTTAAGGCGGGATTATTTAATATAGGAGCCCAGGGACAGATGATAATGGGCGGAGTAGCAGCAGCAGTAGTAGGGATATATGTAAAGAATGCATTTCTGGGGAACTTTGTAACAGCAATAATAGCAGCAGGAATAGCAGGTTTTTTATGGGCTTCGATATCAGGTTATCTGAAGGCAAAGTTTGGAGTTCATGAGGTAATAAGTACAATAATGTTAAACTATATAGCGATCAATCTGCAGAATTATCTTCTGAACTATCCGTTGAAAGATCCGGCATCCCAGAATGTCCAGACAATGAAGGTTCTGGAACCGGCAAGATTGTTTTTGCTTGCCCCGTCAACAAAACAGAAGCTGAATTTAGGATTTATACTGGCAATAGCAGCGGTAATACTGGTATGGTATTTCTTCGG from Sebaldella termitidis ATCC 33386 includes the following:
- a CDS encoding ABC transporter permease, which produces MNKKYVEILTPLLAVLTALIIGGIIIQLNGVNAFEAYGQLFKSAFYQANPKAPFMSGLAKTLLTATPMIFVGLSVMIAFKAGLFNIGAQGQMIMGGVAAAVVGIYVKNAFLGNFVTAIIAAGIAGFLWASISGYLKAKFGVHEVISTIMLNYIAINLQNYLLNYPLKDPASQNVQTMKVLEPARLFLLAPSTKQKLNLGFILAIAAVILVWYFFGKTKQGYEMKAVGLNAGSAENAGIKIKKNIIFAMGLAGILAGIGGAERVLGGSAQYAYTELIMGELGFTGVAVSLLGKSNPIGVFIAAIFYASLEIGGQSLQSMRIPKEVVYIIQALIIIFVAGENLFRYMLSKRGGKKQ
- a CDS encoding Crp/Fnr family transcriptional regulator, whose protein sequence is MREIIEVKYYIDKYGLSSILPPSIMSDINIKVYKKNTLLYEAGAPVDNLCFLAEGKIEVNSILENGNHHIIDELYPPAVFCDIEYVARIKTILQNLVTKENNTKILTIPFSILDAKLSGNVHFWKKMAVESADKLIKTNYSVLKKLNNKLEDIIVDILIENNYEYHFKSLEALSKNLNVSYRNLTRVLKKLSDKGIIKREKKRIIYIRR
- a CDS encoding ABC transporter ATP-binding protein, producing the protein MSEYILEMENIRKEFLGGKVIANEDITLKVKKGEIHAIVGENGAGKSTLMKMLNGLYEPTSGKILYKGKEINIDSPSVAAKTGIGMVYQHFMLVDTLTVAENMVLGFEPSIMGKFDKKKARQDVIDVAEKYGLNINPDSKVEDLSVGIQQRIEILKILFKGAELLIFDEPSAVLTPQEVKELYQIMRNLVKEGKTIIFITHKLQEVLDVSDNITVIRKGKNAGSIKTSEATKEIIANMMVGRKVLFEVNRPDVELGKDLVEVLNMRVNGDNGLEAVKGVDLIIHEGEVLGIAGVEGNGQTELIEALAGLRKVEKGSFRIGEQNLTHSSPRDRRESGLSHIPEDRHKRAAIDDFTIEENMILGVENNYCRGSILDFGKITEKTNEYIKKYDIRTPDSKVKFGGLSGGNQQKVVVARELEKENRFIIASQPTRGVDIGAIEMIHNTILSEKKNKKAILVVSAELSEVMSLSDKIAVMYEGKIVGVLKREEATTEKLGILMAGGKIDE